The stretch of DNA GATGGATGATGTGATGTCATGTGCCCTCCTTTTATTCCCCGACACATACTGGCCCACCCAACCAGGTGTGATGCTgcttgagagggacttgatcagctGAGTCAGACACCATCGGACGACAAGTCTCCTTATCCTTGTGTGCTGTGGTCCTCAAGTTTTTGGTTCTTCCTTGGTGACTTTTCTTCTCTGTTGACAGAAGGCTcttgctgagtcggaaggtgcacATCAGCAAATTAATGTTTGTGGCATGGCATGTAGAGGCTTTATCTGCTTGCGTTGGTCCGACCTTGACATTTTAATGCACCTGCTGCAGGCAATGTGAGCACCGACTACGCTCATGTGGCCATGCATTCCGGCTGTCGAGAACCTGCTTGATGGAATGATTGACCCACTCGACGAGTATGGCAGAAGAACAAACGGATCACCTCGGAGTACAGGCACACAGAGAGTAGTAGTTAAGATTCCACCGTGCACAGGAGCAAATGCTGACGACTACTCTTAATCGGTCCCCATCGGATCGAGTTATCTGGTGGCGGATGCATGTCGCTTGCTACATCACCATTGCGCAAGTGGCTTGCTTGAGAGTACTTTTAATCGACAAGGATTCGGCAGTGGAGTGTCTGGCGGATGATAAATTGTGACAGAAAAGCCACTGAAAAGAACAACTATTGTGCAGTCAATCATCCAAGACATGTATATTTGTGATCAGGAGCTTTTGTCACTTAGTGAACAAAAGTACTGGATGGGGAATCAGCACGGTTAAGTGTGCGAGTCGATGTCAGGAACCTCCGGTGGATTGGGTGGATTGAGTAGGATGATAAGGTGGCTGCACCTCTTGAACGTCTTGGGCGAGTGTCGGACCGACGAGGTCGGTTGGGCCCTTGTGAGTGGATGTGGGTCGCGTCCTTCCGTTCCTGGGATGGTTGACAGCTTGTCTTCATGACACAATCGTGTCCTTGAGAAGGGGTGCTAATTGGCATAGGTCGGAATCCGGGCCGACGAGCTGCTCTCCTTCTACGCACCGGATGGCGATTCCCGGGTGGAGACGCTCACTGCTCGAGGATGGCCACTTCCTTGCAAAAATGGTCTTCGTCGGGtgtttcccgactttggcccctccgacgagcaagttagtggagtttttatattttccttttttttctctccccccccccgcccccggcCGAGTGCCAGATCAGAGTTTTTTATACCATCATGCAAGGATCGATTCCGCCTTGATTCGGTGCGACCGTTGACTTTCGTTGGGGTGGAGCGACTTCTCTGACGAATTAGCGTCTTTGGGGGTGCCTGAGCGGCATCAGACGGCACTGCCCCGAGCTCTCGGGATAGTTATGTCGCACAGTGTATCGGTACGGGACCCGACGTGACGTGCACCCCAGGCTTTTGATGgcgtatagagttggattcgtggCTGGTGGCGTGTGACGTCAATGGTGATTAATCAGGTGCCAAAATATGTCTTATCACCTAGATGAGGGATAAGGCTTATGGGGGCATGACTCGGTTCATGATCTGTGGTGACAGGTAGGAGGTCCCTTTCAAGCCATTGCAGCTGCGAAGATGATCGTTCCTCGAATCGCTGTCACTCCATCGGAGAAAAGAACTCTTCTGCTTGCCATGATCCTTGGTTTGAGGAGTTGTTGCAGACAAGGGAAAGGAGCAAATGTCACAGTCTGATGCTTCATGACAACGATAATGTTGATATGGTTATCAGAGTAAACAACACGGAGCAGTAGCACAGCCAATGCAGCCAGTGCTGCTGAATCCTAGGGATATGCCTCGAAGATACTTCCTTAGTCAGATTGGTCTTTCAGCATTGCAGTGAATGCTAGTGGAATGAGCTGAGTACATAGACATGGCAATAATTCCACGTAAAACCGAACCACGCAGTTGACGCCAGCCATGATTCGACGGCCGCCACCTCGTCCCCCTTCCCTCCTGACCTGCACCCGCTTCCTTCTTACCCTTCGTGGCGGCGGTCGCTCCGCTTAATTTACATTGGTTTGCCCCCAACAGTAATTACGCATTTGTTTATGGTGTGTTGGTTTCCTCTGCTGGCTTTCCTCGCTCTATATATACACCCTCAGACCTTCACCCCAACAGAACTCTCGTCTCTCAAACCGGCTCTATATATACGCATCTGTTCATGGCATCCACGGTTGACGGCGGGTGGCTCGTGTCGCTTCAGGTGGCCGCTAAATGTGGTGGGCTCTCCGCCGACCCCGCCCGCCTCCTCTCTCTCGCTGTTGCCGTAGCGATCTGCTGCCTCGCCACTCTCCTGCTCCACTGGGCCTCCCCGGGTGGCTCCGCCTGGGGGAGGTACTGGTGGAGCAGGCGGCGGCCCTGGGGCCTCGGCCACGCCATCCCGGGGCCCCGGGGCCTCCCCGTCCTCGGGAGCATGCGCCTCATGTCCGGCCTTGCCCACCGGAAGCTCGCAGCAATGGCTGACGTCATCCCCGGCTCTCGGCGGCTCATGGCGCTCAGCCTTGGTGACACACGGGTGGTCGTCACCTGCGACCCAGAGGTGGCCAGGGACATTCTCAACAGCCCCGATTTCGCCGACCGGCCGGCCAACGAGTCGGCCTACGGGCTCATGTTTCACTGCTCCATAGGTTTCGCCCCCTACGGCGCCTACTGGCGCGCTCTGCGGAGAATCGCGGCCACCCACCTCTTCTCACCCAAGCAGACATCCGCCTTCGCGCGCCACCGCGCCGACATCGCCGGCCAGATGGTTAGGGCCCTGAACGGCCTCGTCTCTCGGCCCGTCCAAGTCCGAAGGATTCTGAAGCAAGCCTCTCTCAACCACGTCATGTGGTTCGTCTTCGGGAGGCAGTACGAGCTCGAGCAGGACACCGAGGAGATGAGGGAGCTGAGAAGCTTAGTGGAAGAGGGCTACGAGCTCCTGGGCCAGCTCAATTGGTCGGACCACCTACCGATGCTCACCGGCCTGGACCTGCAGCGCGTTCGGTCTCGCTGCTCCGGGCTCGTCCGCCGGGTCGACCGGTTCGTCACCCGCATCATCGAGGAGCACCGAGTCGCGCGCGCGCGCGACTCGGAGGCCGCTCCCGCTCCCCGAGACTTCGTGGACGTTCTGCTGTCCCTGCAGGGCCCCGATAAGTTATCTGACACCGACATGGTCGCCGTTCTCTGGGTATGCTTACCTCTCCCAAAGGAATTTATGGTAtatgattataattattaatcGAGAAATTATAATAATAGAATTAACGACGTGGAAAAAATTATATAGGAGATGATATTCCGGGGTGCCGACACCGTGGCGGTGCTGATAGAGTGGGTACTCGCGCGGCTGGTGATGCACGGGGAGGTGCAGGCGAGAGCGCAGGCGGAGCTGGACGCGGTGGTGGGCGAGGACCGGGATGTGACGAGAACCGACGAGGCGGGGCTGACGGTGGCGCATCTACCGTACCTGCAGGGGGTGATAAAGGAGACACTGAGAATGCATCCTCCAGGCCCGCTGCTGGCGTGGGCCCGCATGGCCACGTCGGACGCGCTCGTCGGCGGGGCCCTCGTGCCTGCGGGGACGACGGCGATGGTGAACATGTGGGCCATCGCGCGCGACCCGGCGGTTTGGCCGGACCCGCTCCGGTTCGATCCCGGCCGGTTTACGGACCAGGCGGCCGAGTTCCCGGTAATGGGGACGGACTTGCGACTGGCGCCGTTCGGGGCCGGGCGGCGGAGCTGCCCCGGGAAGGGGCTAGCCATGGCCACGGTGGAGCTCTGGGTGGCGGCGCTGGCGCACGAGTTCGAGTGGCTGCCTCCGGGCGACGGCGCGGCGACGAGGGAGCTCGACCTCTCGGAAGTGCTGCGACTCTCCTGCGAGATGGCGGTGCCGCTGACGGTAAGGCTGCGACCGCGACGGGGGTTGGCTTGATGGGAGGTGGTGCGCCGCCCTCAATGTATATACTATGGTTAACGATGATTGCAGTGGCTTCTATCTTTTAGTTTTACTTGTGTATGATATTTATGTGTAATTATGAAAGATAATATATACATAAATTCCCCTAATGTCAATATTTTTGCATGTATTCTTTCCAAACCTAAAGCTTAGATACGGTGTATGCGGGCACGCGTAAATATATCCTCAATAttgatatatcaaaagaaaagtGTTTCTTATTAATCAAatcaataacatatatatatatatatatatatatatatatatatatatatatatatatatatagcagctGGTTTCCGTGATTGAGTAGAGCAGATGAGCAAGCAAGCTGCAACATGAAAAAGAGGTACAAACCTGTGTATATGATCAGTACAAATTCCACATTGCAGTCACTCCATTCCTGGAAGAACTTTCTCACCTCAACCATGAAATCAGCAAGAAAGTTTCTCCAAGAACACAAGAAATGTTCAAACACTAATCTAGATATGTTGAGCCATATCCTGACAGTTCAGTAGATGCTGGTTCCATTTTACTAAGCAGAATAGTTTTACTTAGGTACCATTTTGACACATTGTTGCAGTCATTCATCAGCTTCCTTGTCTTCAAGAAACCCTTAAACTCAATTAACCACCAGCTTAATTGTACAAACCATCATAAACAATATGACATTATGCAATTTTTATTGGTAATCATCTTTTTACTATGCACAACTCTTATCTTAAAAACTTTTATGTTCCTAAGACACCCTCTATAAATGGACATAAGCATTCTCCAGACGGATCACTTGATTTCAATAAACTCTTCAAGTTCTTTCATACAATCTTTTGGCTCACAATTATCCAACAAGCCTTTTCAATTTCTTTCATACAATTCATTTTCTCTCTAAGGTTCCCATATCAGCTCACAAGGATAATTGACCAACGAattaaatgaattataataaatgatgatAATTGAAAGATTatgagataaaaatataattaataattaagagacagtatttaataaaattaaattttattattttttaaatgattgtATGAGTAAGAAAGTTGTCAAGCCTGAAAAACTGCATCACTGatggaaatattttctaaaatgagACCCCCATTATCAAAAGAAATCTATATTTCTGAAATTATAGAGGTGACAAGCATTTTTCGGGAAAACCGATGGAGAATCTTGGCTGGTATCATTTCTCATTCACTAATAATATAATGATGTAGAGAGAATTCATCAAGATTCAGATGCATAATTACCTCAGTGATCCAAATGGAACATGACTTTGGATTAGATGAGGAGAGTTGACAAGAGCAAACAATCTTGATCGTGGAGTCAGATCTGAAGCAGTGAAGACACCCTTTCAGTTTGAAAGGCTTGACATGGCTACAGCCAAATCGTATATCAGAATACTTCAGCAATTTTGCTAGCAAGAACACGATCACGCCTCTCCACGTATCCATAGGGGAACCATCCAGCCTTGCCCTTGCATTCGCCCTCTGCCCATCCATTATTGGATACCTGCAGGTGAAGATAAACACTTCTGATCAGTCAAAATAAGACAAGCACACTTAATATTCACTCGAATGCTTTTTCTCGTTTTCTTTATTTTACACAGAAAAACACCTAACATGGTACAATTAACAAAGAAGTTAAGATAATTGCCTTCCACATATAATTGGCATCTGCATTTGATCTCCTAAAACACTAATACCATATCATAATTTGaaccataaattttgcatttacaTGTTGTCTCAGAGCAAACAAATTTCATTAGAAAAAAAGTAAGGTGCCTAATAATCCATACACATAGTTATGACCTGGAGaactcccatctccagcatcaagTGCAATAAGCATCATGTAAATTGAACTGACATGTTTTGACAGTATCTTACATTTAAAAGTAAGCATGTGGATACACATATATGGATGAAAAGAAATGAGGAACCAAAACCTGCTCATTTGAGTATATTCAAAGATACTGGTTGTTTACTACTGCTTTGATCACATATAATTTATCTACAAGTCCCGAACAGACATTAATCTGATATGAACTTCCGTTGGCCAAAATGTCTCTGAAAGTCCAGACACTTGCAAAGCTTTGATTTAGCAATGCGAGCAGAGTGCTGACTACTAGAAAAAAAGGCTGGGAAAACATACTGCTTAATGCTAATCTGGAAATCATATCATTTTTCATTCACCATTATGAAACACAAGTTCATCCAACACTACAATCTATCAATAAATAGAAACTCTTCTATAAACCTTTTTTCTACATCCTGGATCAACATTAATTTGTTTTCCACTTTCATTGGATAGCATTCCCGACAAGAAAAGGCAGATATGAATGCACAAGATTCGACGAGTACCTTTCGCACAACAACAAAGTCTCCAACTGACAAGTCCAGTTCAGCATCTGACTCAGCCTGATATGAATGCACAACCTTCACAAATCACACAGTTTTAGTGAATATGGTTAACAAGTCATATATAGAACAATACCAATAACCACAGCATGATAGTAGAAACTAACAAAGAGATAGATTACCTCCCCCAGAAAGTATCCCATAGAATCAGTTAATCCATCAAAAGTGTGGGAAGGATATACTCCATCGGCTTCTTCATATGATTGAGGTGGAGGTACAGGTTCATCCAAGACTGAGCTTGGAGATGCTTCAATTCTTTGCCGTTTAGAAACCATCTGCAATCAGGACAAAAGGGCATAGTAGAACCATCATGGAAATTAACAGTAAAAGATCATAATTACAAGTTCACAAGTTTCATCAATACACCAAAAAATTGTCTATTAAGCAAAATTGTGTGACACTTGCCTCTCCTGCAAGCTGGTCAAGGATTTGAAGGTTTTTCAGATGGTAACTGCGCTCAGATTCAATCTTCAACTCAAATGGAAAATTCAAATTACGTTACATTTTAGGCTACAACAAGATATCAAAACACGAGAATCACGTTGCCAAAGATGTACCATTGCAATTAGTCGCTGCAAAGTCAATCTTTGTTGTTGAGCTTCAACAGCAGCCATTGCTGCTATAGCTTCTTTACCTAACActgtcatgtttgatttcagttcTTGCAACTTTGTTTCAGCAGCTTCTAACTTCAAACTATTGTCGACATAACCAGGAGCTTCCCTTAGTTTAATTTGGCACTTTGAAACTTCAATAGTCTATAAATATAAGCATCATATATTATTGAAAGAAAGTAAAATATCATTAGTAGAAGGCTATAAGAAGTATCATACGAAAACACAAACGTTTTAGTTGCATAAAAGCATGAATTCATGAATATAGAAAAGCATAACACATGCGGGATTGGCAACTAGAAAAGCTTCATTTGTTTCAAATCTACCTGAACTTCAGCTTCTTGTCTCATTTTCTCATAGCGCTGAGCAAGATGTCGAGCATCTTCTAATTGGGCTCCCACTACCATTGCTCGTAATGGCTCCACAACCTGAAAATTGAGGAACTTACAGCAAAGTGACCCAGTCTAAAAGGTAAACTATATAATATGCACAACAGGAAATTAGAAGTGGCCACGATTACTGGACACTAGATATTCATTCAAGTAATAAGAGATCATTAGAAGTGTCTAGATATGAGTGGCAAGTTCCCCAGTAGATCCATAGGAAATAGCAAGATCGAGTGTTTTTGCACCAGAACTACCAAGACAGCATAGTGACTTACCTcctaaggaataaaaaaaatttatcatcatgCTTATAGATTGGAACTCTTGGTTCTGATACAGTCCAATttatatctcaaaaaaaaaaaggctaaagTGATGAATGAGATAATTAATTATACCAGGCTACTAAGCGATTTCAATAAATTTTCACGTTCTTTTTCCATATGGGAACGAGCCTGACTAAAAATTAATGCAGCTTTTGATAATGTATGGTCACTGGTGCAGCTGTTCTCAACACCATATTTTCTGCTGTCATCGGATAATTTAGTACCTGCAGGATATTACTATATGTAAAGGACAAAATCAGCAAGAAGGAAAAATCACCAACAACTCCAAAGATATACCAATCTCAACTTGTTTTGACCCAGTCACAATGAAGCCTTCCACACCACGAACAATATCCCTTTGGAAATGCTGAAAGAAACATTCAGTATTCGTAAGATAAATAACAGAGACTGGAAAACAAAATGTTAGATGTCGACAGACCTTGCTTGATCGTGTTGATATGTATAGCTGCTCTATTCTCCGATATTGCTGAAGTTCTGCCTCATCAGTAATCACATTATCAGAGATTCCATAACCACCACCTCCAAATTGCTTCAGAACCACCTGCATTTCGATGGGAATAATCATAATTGTTATGAAAGAAAATCATTTGTTTTACATATTTTACAAATGAAATACACATCAACATAGACTCAAGTAGGAAAAAATATTTCAAACTAGACAAATGTAAAGAAGTTGGAAATCTTTAGCATAGTTTTACATGCATCTTCTTTAACATAATCTTCCATCTTCAACAATAAAAGACtatttcttcataaaaaccaaAGCCCATAGCAATTAGGTTTATCATTTTCAACCAATACTTTTCCTGATGTAAAAATTCGAAGCTTCCTAGTATGCAAAGGGATTTATATTCGAAAACGATATTGGTTGCCTGCCAGCAAAAAAAAATCACCAATTTCAGAATTATGGAACATCAACTATCTTTCTCTAGTGTCATTATAGTATATCCCCTATGTCAATCCCTTTGCATCCACCTCCGTACCTCTTCTAGAAATTCCCATTGTCATTTCACATGGCCCAAATTTGTGAATGCGTTAATATCCAATATCTTTGTATGTTAGGGATATTGAAGAATGAAACTAATTATTAGGATAATACCATACACAACATTATCTATGATTAGCTGAACCAAAATGTCCCATATGGAAACAAGGTGTCCATGTTCACTAGATCACTAGATTGCTAAAAAGAAAAGGTAAAATCATACCCAAATAAGATCAAGACCAGATTCAAGATCAGCATTCCACCTAGCAAACTCCTAGCACTGATTTTCTCAGCAGTATCTATGACAAATAGGGCGACCGTGGAAATGTTACATGATCTCTAAACCTAAATCAAAATGTGGTCTTGCAAAACCTACCAATCACATCGAAAATTCTTTTCAGATAATAGCAGAAGTGGCCATGCAAAACAAAATCAATCAATGCTACCCATTCCGATGCTCAGGTGgcttcttgcacaagaagcagacAAAACCCTAGAAATGATGTTGCTCATCCGCCTACGCCGCCGGTTAATACCACTGCTCCAGCAGGCAGACACTACGATCAAGCCCTAGCGAGTCCAGAATCTACAAAGTAGCAACCACAAAAAGGGGAACCCGGAAGAGAACCACTGGACGACTAATCAGCCGCCGGAATGTTAGAGAACAGAAAGATCTTGACATACGGCGGTTGACAAGGACCAAGAATCGGTGGAGGGGGAGCGGAATGGGGAGGCGGAGAGTTAGGAAGACCTGCTGCTGCCTGGCGACCTGCTCCCTCAGCTTTGTGGCTTGCTTCCTTATGGCATCCATTCGCGAGCGGGACGAGTCGCCGACGCGCGCGcgcgaagagagagaaagagacgggGAGAGGGTTTTGAACGGTGTCGGAACGAGTCGGATGGGGGCGATCGAGTTCTTCTACTGGCGTCGCATTTGGGCCATAGTCTTCATGCGATGGGCTCGAATCTGTGGCTTCCAATCCGAACCCAACTCGATCGACGCCATATCACAGTCCTAAAAATGACTCCTATTTTCAGAATATAAAAAATGCTCCTAACcaccttttttattattttcttatgaatcgatcaattaaaaaataatatattatattttcattttatttttttgaattctAAAAGTTGTTTTACACATTATTGTGAAAATTATAATCAACTGCTATTATTCCGTCATCCATATTATAAAATCCAGTGGGCTCGTCATTGGAGGCAGGCAGCTAAACAAGGAAAATATTTCTGTCCCCATCGCCTGTAAAGGATGACGGTCGGTTCACAGTGTTCGGCATGCTCGACTTCCCTCCGCACCACCACATTTACAGAACCATAACTTCGACTACGACAGCCTCCCCGACATCCCAAGCTGCAGGTGGACTTCAGATCCGAAGCTAATCCATGGTCGCATCGGAGAAAGCGACGCCAGGCAGCGCAAGAACAAGAGGGAGGAAAACGCGAGCTGAAGAAAGCCGATGGAGATGACCAC from Musa acuminata AAA Group cultivar baxijiao chromosome BXJ2-11, Cavendish_Baxijiao_AAA, whole genome shotgun sequence encodes:
- the LOC135627342 gene encoding cytochrome P450 78A9-like, whose translation is MASTVDGGWLVSLQVAAKCGGLSADPARLLSLAVAVAICCLATLLLHWASPGGSAWGRYWWSRRRPWGLGHAIPGPRGLPVLGSMRLMSGLAHRKLAAMADVIPGSRRLMALSLGDTRVVVTCDPEVARDILNSPDFADRPANESAYGLMFHCSIGFAPYGAYWRALRRIAATHLFSPKQTSAFARHRADIAGQMVRALNGLVSRPVQVRRILKQASLNHVMWFVFGRQYELEQDTEEMRELRSLVEEGYELLGQLNWSDHLPMLTGLDLQRVRSRCSGLVRRVDRFVTRIIEEHRVARARDSEAAPAPRDFVDVLLSLQGPDKLSDTDMVAVLWEMIFRGADTVAVLIEWVLARLVMHGEVQARAQAELDAVVGEDRDVTRTDEAGLTVAHLPYLQGVIKETLRMHPPGPLLAWARMATSDALVGGALVPAGTTAMVNMWAIARDPAVWPDPLRFDPGRFTDQAAEFPVMGTDLRLAPFGAGRRSCPGKGLAMATVELWVAALAHEFEWLPPGDGAATRELDLSEVLRLSCEMAVPLTVRLRPRRGLA
- the LOC135627357 gene encoding SH3 domain-containing protein 2-like, with protein sequence MDAIRKQATKLREQVARQQQVVLKQFGGGGYGISDNVITDEAELQQYRRIEQLYISTRSSKHFQRDIVRGVEGFIVTGSKQVEIGTKLSDDSRKYGVENSCTSDHTLSKAALIFSQARSHMEKERENLLKSLSSLVVEPLRAMVVGAQLEDARHLAQRYEKMRQEAEVQTIEVSKCQIKLREAPGYVDNSLKLEAAETKLQELKSNMTVLGKEAIAAMAAVEAQQQRLTLQRLIAMIESERSYHLKNLQILDQLAGEMVSKRQRIEASPSSVLDEPVPPPQSYEEADGVYPSHTFDGLTDSMGYFLGEVVHSYQAESDAELDLSVGDFVVVRKVSNNGWAEGECKGKAGWFPYGYVERRDRVLASKIAEVF